The genomic segment AAATCAAAAAAAATAGCTATATCTTTGCCTCACATATACTCATATAGAAACACAAACAAATATGAAAATCCTTAATTTATCACTTTTATCGGCCCTATGTATTTTACTCGCTTCCTGCGGGTCTACTAAGAATATACCCTATCTGGTGGATGCCGAACAACTTCCAGAAAAACAATTGAAAGAAACAGCTATGATCTACGAAGCCAAAATCATGCCCAAAGATATTCTTACGGTAACGGTAAATACCACCGTACCTGAAGCTGCCGTTCCTTTCAACCTGCCCCTGGCTCCGGCAAATACCGGATCCATCAATACCACCCAGCTCACTTACGGCGCAGGGTTGCAGAATTATATTGTCGACAATGCAGGGAACATCGAATTTCCGGTTTTGGGAACTCTTCATGTGGCTGGGCTGACTCGCGTACAGGTGCAAAATCTTATCAAAAGCAAGATATATCCGCAGTTTTTAAAGGAAGAGCCGGTTATCAACGTCCGCTTCCAGAACTATAAGATATCCGTTCTGGGTGAAGTGGCCCGTCCGGGTTCTTTCACAGCCACCAACGAGCAATGTACCCTTTTTGATGCTCTGGCTATGGCGGGCGACCTTACCATCTACGGTAAACGCGAAAACGTAATGCTTATCCGTGAGTATGCAGACGGAAGCAAAGCTGTATACCGTATAAACCTGCAAGACAAAGATCTGGTGCTTAATCCTCAGATTTATTACCTGCAGCAGAACGATGTGCTGATTATAGAACCCAACAAAACAAAAGCCCGGGCGGCAGGAATAGGTTCGTCCGAGACCTTCACCATATCAATAATATCAACCCTTATATCGGTGGCCACTCTTATTATCACAGCCACCCGTTAATTTATTATCAACCCAAAAGCAATTGGAATGCAACAAGATTTAAACAACGTCTCTGTAGTGCAGGATGAGGAACTGGACATCCGGAGTATCATATTTAAATATTTATCTTATTGGCGCTGGTTTATTGTCAGCATTGTATTTTTTACAATCGTAGGTTTTGTCTATCTTAAACGGCAGAATAATATCTACGAAAACAATGTAATCGTGCTTCTCAAAGACGAGAATACGGCTACCGAAGAGATGCTGCTCCTGCAGGATCTGGGCATGAGTGCCGGCAAGAACAATATCGAGAACGAAATCGCCCTCTTTAAATCGCCGGACCTTATCTCCAAAGCCGTAACCTCACTCGAACTGTACACCACCTACCGTAAGGTAACCCGCTGGAGTTTTAACGACAACGAACTGTACGGCAATGCCCCCCTTTACATCCGGTGGGAAGACATGGAACCTAAAAAGATTCCTGCACCGGTAACTTTTACCTTCACCCCTCAGGGCAAAGGTTTCGAGGTATCCGGTCAATACGAAGAAATACCTTTTCACGGACGAATCGACACCCTTCCGGTTTACCTCAAGCTTCCCATGGGGCGCTTCTATGTGAGCCGCAACAACGAGATTGATCCGGCTTATAAACAAGAACCCTATACCTTCGAGGCAACCATCTCTAATCCCTCTGTACAAGCCAGACGCTTGTCGGCCGAACTGAAGGTAACCCCGTCCGCCAAGCAATCGTCGGTTCTTACCCTCAGTATACAGAGTGAGATAAAGAAGAAGGGGCGCGACTTCCTGCAACAGTTGGTCAACTTCTATAACGAAGATGCCACCAACGATAAAAACATGGTAGCCCACAACACAGCCGTTTTCATTGAAGAGCGTATCAAGGAGATCTCTGTCGAGCTGGGAACCGTAGAAAAGCAGGTGGAAGATTTCCGTCAGCAGAAACAGATCACCGATATTCAGGCAGAGGCCCAGCTTTACCTGGGGCAGACCGGTCAGAACGAGCAGAAGCGCGTGGAGATAGAAACCCAGCTCAATCTTACCCGCTTTGTTGAAGACTTTATCGCCCGCCCGGCCAATGCCAACAAGCTTATCCCCAACCTGGGGGTGACCGATGCCGGACTGGTATCCGTAATCAACGAATACAACCAGCTGCTGCTAATGAAAGAGCGGCTCGAATCATCTTCGTCCGAAAGCAACCCTGCGTTGATCCAGATGAAGCAACAGGTGTCAGGCATGCGTCAGAGTATCCAGGCTTCACTGTCTAACGTGCGTCATGCTTCCGAAATAGCTCTGCGCGACCTCAACAGACAGAATACTGTAACCAATGCCCGTATCCAGGATATCCCAGCGGTGGAGCGCGAATATAAAGACATTTTGCGTCAGCAGGAGGTTAAGAACAACCTCTTTGTATTCCTGCTTCAAAAACGCGAAGAAACCGCCCTTACCCAGGCAGCTGTGGCACCCAAGGCCAAAATCGTGTCGGAACCCTATTCAAGCGATGTTCCTGTAGCCCCTAAGCGGGCTGTTATACTTCTGGCCTTCTTTTTGGTAGGCTGTGTCCTTCCGGTGGGAGCCATCTTCGTACGCGACCTCTTCCATACTTCCATCGAAAGCATGGACGACCTGGCACCGCTTAAAGATATTGATGTGATTGGCGATATTCAGGCAATCACCACCCCTATGGAAACTGCGCTGGTGGTACAGGCCAACGACGACAGTCCCGTTACCGAACTCTTCCGTACCCTGCGTAACAACCTGCTGTTTATGCTTAACGAGCCCAATAAGAAGGTGGTGATGGTCACCTCTACAGTTCCCGGCGAAGGAAAAACTTTTGTCAGTATCAATCTGGCACGTAGCCTCTCGTTGATGGATAAAAAGGTACTGCTTATCGGAGGCGATATCCGCAACCCTAAGCTATCTCACGATTTAGGTATCCCCAAGGTGAATATCGGATTCTCAACCTACCTGGCAGGTATGGCTCACGGTGTGGACCAAGTGACGGAGGTATTGTACCCCAACTTTCACATTATGCAGGCTGGTCCGGTACCCCCAAATCCCAATGAATTGCTATCCAAGCAAACATTGAACGACCTGTTTGACGGACTACGTGAAGAGTACGATTATATCATCATCGACTCGGCGCCGGTAGGTGTGGTGTCAGACTCCTTCATGCTCAACCGCGTGGCCGATGTAACCTTGTATGTAATGCGCGAACGTGTAACGCAGAAAGATGCCGTAAACTTTGTAAACAGCATCAAGCGCGACAACCGCCTTACCGGAGTCACTGTGGTGCTCAATGCCACCACCCCTCAGGGTAAATACGGCAGTTACAAATACGGCTACAAGTACTCGTACCGCTACGGTTACAGTCAGAAGTACGGTTACGGAAAATCCAAGAAAGCTTAAAAGCATATTTCATTCTATAAAGAAAAAGGCAGTTCAAACCGAACTGCCTTTTTCTTTATTAAATACTCTATAAATGCAAAGCATCCGATTCTCACGAACCGGATGCTCTTTATAACCAAAACCTTAACTATAAAAAATAACACTTATTGTGTTACTGTTTTTCTATGCCCCAAATGTATGAAACAATTTAATATTTTCAAACATTTTTTTTATGTTCTTCGACATGGAATAGATGCTTTTTAATAGGAAACAACCTTCTTGTATTCCGCTAAAGCCAGTTTATGTCCTAACCAAGCATTCACCACATTCGATTTGGCCTGCGTCCAGCTCAGCTGCGCAGACAGTACATCCACAATGCTGGCTTTCCCTTCATTATAGGTAAAGGTAACCAGATCCAGATTCTCCTCGGCAAGTCCGATATTCTCACGGGCTGTCCGCACCTGATTCATACTCTCCTGTATTTTAGCCCGAGCTCCGGCCAGCTCCTCCTTTATCTGATCTATAGCCAGACTCTCCTGCAGCTTTTGCGCCGTTACATACGCTTTATACTGTTTGTCGGTCTGCCGTCGTTCCCCCCAGTGAAATACCGGAAAACTCAGGTTCAGGCCGGTAAT from the Macellibacteroides fermentans genome contains:
- a CDS encoding polysaccharide biosynthesis/export family protein; translated protein: MKILNLSLLSALCILLASCGSTKNIPYLVDAEQLPEKQLKETAMIYEAKIMPKDILTVTVNTTVPEAAVPFNLPLAPANTGSINTTQLTYGAGLQNYIVDNAGNIEFPVLGTLHVAGLTRVQVQNLIKSKIYPQFLKEEPVINVRFQNYKISVLGEVARPGSFTATNEQCTLFDALAMAGDLTIYGKRENVMLIREYADGSKAVYRINLQDKDLVLNPQIYYLQQNDVLIIEPNKTKARAAGIGSSETFTISIISTLISVATLIITATR
- a CDS encoding GumC family protein, encoding MQQDLNNVSVVQDEELDIRSIIFKYLSYWRWFIVSIVFFTIVGFVYLKRQNNIYENNVIVLLKDENTATEEMLLLQDLGMSAGKNNIENEIALFKSPDLISKAVTSLELYTTYRKVTRWSFNDNELYGNAPLYIRWEDMEPKKIPAPVTFTFTPQGKGFEVSGQYEEIPFHGRIDTLPVYLKLPMGRFYVSRNNEIDPAYKQEPYTFEATISNPSVQARRLSAELKVTPSAKQSSVLTLSIQSEIKKKGRDFLQQLVNFYNEDATNDKNMVAHNTAVFIEERIKEISVELGTVEKQVEDFRQQKQITDIQAEAQLYLGQTGQNEQKRVEIETQLNLTRFVEDFIARPANANKLIPNLGVTDAGLVSVINEYNQLLLMKERLESSSSESNPALIQMKQQVSGMRQSIQASLSNVRHASEIALRDLNRQNTVTNARIQDIPAVEREYKDILRQQEVKNNLFVFLLQKREETALTQAAVAPKAKIVSEPYSSDVPVAPKRAVILLAFFLVGCVLPVGAIFVRDLFHTSIESMDDLAPLKDIDVIGDIQAITTPMETALVVQANDDSPVTELFRTLRNNLLFMLNEPNKKVVMVTSTVPGEGKTFVSINLARSLSLMDKKVLLIGGDIRNPKLSHDLGIPKVNIGFSTYLAGMAHGVDQVTEVLYPNFHIMQAGPVPPNPNELLSKQTLNDLFDGLREEYDYIIIDSAPVGVVSDSFMLNRVADVTLYVMRERVTQKDAVNFVNSIKRDNRLTGVTVVLNATTPQGKYGSYKYGYKYSYRYGYSQKYGYGKSKKA